In Apium graveolens cultivar Ventura chromosome 10, ASM990537v1, whole genome shotgun sequence, the following are encoded in one genomic region:
- the LOC141691402 gene encoding uncharacterized protein LOC141691402, which produces MQTPTESRPYNRQCDCHETHGHKSENCLSLKYFIEEQVKKGNLNKYLVRDNNHGRGGKQKEKNVVNVVLGGSHSPPRSPDFGEEVLSIQSLLDMVISISSKDYEGVNPHQNAALVITLDIFNNKVRRMLIDNSSSVNILFKHTMDRMQLGSVRSNDCREDPLYGFGHNLVPIQGTLYLPAIFGTAPN; this is translated from the coding sequence ATGCAAACTCCTAcggagagcaggccttacaataGGCAGTGCGATTGTCATGAGACACATGGCCACAAGTCTGAGAACTGCTTGTCGCTTAAGTACTTCATCGAGGAGCAAGTAAAGAAAGGAAACCTGAACAAGTACTTGGTCCGGGATAATAACCACGGAAGAGGGGGGAAACAGAAAGAAAAGAATGTAGTTAATGTGGTCCTAGGAGGTTCCCACTCCCCACCACGAAGCCCGGACTTCGGCGAAGAAGTGCTCTCAATCCAATCACTCCTGGATATGGTGATATCCATCAGCAGTAAGGACTATGAAGGAGTCAACCCCCACCAAAATGCAGCTTTAGTTATCACCTTAGACATCTTTAATAATAAAGTAAGAAGAATGTTAATAGACAACAGCTCCTCGGTAAATATTCTCTTTAAGCATACGATGGATCGAATGCAGTTAGGGAGCGTCCGCTCAAATGATTGTCGCGAAGATCCACTCTATGGGTTCGGACATAATTTAGTCCCGATCCAAGGGACCTTGTACCTACCTGCCATTTTTGGAACTGCTCCTAACTAA